Proteins encoded in a region of the Moritella marina ATCC 15381 genome:
- the modB gene encoding molybdate ABC transporter permease subunit — MLSDYEIAALLLSLKVSSVAVLFSLPFGIVCAWILARCEFPGKSLFDSLIHLPLVLPPVVIGYILLISMGRQGSIGAVLYDWFGWSFSFSWRGAALAAAIVSFPLMVRAIRLSFESVDIRLEQAARTLGSNRLRVFFTITLPLTLPGIVSGMVLAFARSLGEFGSTITFVSNIPGETRTIPLAMYSFIQTPGAEHEAARLCVIAIIIAVLSLTASQWLAKKAQQRVAS; from the coding sequence TTGTTAAGTGATTATGAAATTGCAGCGCTGCTGCTGAGTCTAAAAGTATCCAGTGTCGCAGTGTTATTCAGCCTGCCTTTTGGCATCGTATGCGCGTGGATATTAGCCCGTTGTGAATTTCCCGGAAAGTCGCTATTTGATAGCCTCATCCACTTACCGCTAGTCCTACCACCAGTGGTCATAGGTTACATATTATTAATATCGATGGGGCGTCAAGGTAGTATCGGCGCGGTACTTTATGACTGGTTTGGTTGGAGTTTCAGCTTCAGTTGGCGTGGCGCTGCATTAGCCGCCGCGATAGTGTCATTTCCACTCATGGTACGTGCTATACGCTTGTCATTTGAAAGTGTCGACATTCGCTTAGAACAAGCTGCACGTACGCTTGGTAGTAATCGCTTACGCGTCTTTTTCACCATCACCTTACCGTTGACTTTACCTGGTATTGTTTCTGGCATGGTATTAGCTTTTGCCCGTAGTTTAGGCGAGTTTGGATCAACCATCACTTTTGTGTCTAATATACCCGGTGAAACACGCACTATCCCACTCGCCATGTACTCTTTTATTCAAACCCCAGGCGCAGAGCACGAAGCCGCACGCCTGTGTGTCATCGCTATTATCATTGCCGTATTATCCTTAACTGCATCACAGTGGTTAGCCAAAAAAGCCCAACAGCGAGTCGCGTCATAA
- a CDS encoding diguanylate cyclase has protein sequence MANITTQPYRLPLQNKLFGLSAVIFAGLIAFLLFFYMSFSNSLEKEKKAQSKHLTESASGMVSYFHELSLTGQLSDDVAKKYAMEALKESTYSNNGYFWISTLDGKILLQPYKPELVGMSLLDWQYTDGSYPFRDIERDERKNGGWVNYLWSKNDSLEQFPKIGYVLYFEPWDWLVGTGIYIDDMEKNVFWTVAKASGMLLFGFVLFISSAIITINYFVNQLSEQSVRDSLTKLYTKRFLEEVIPGMLENEKRHNRALAVIFLDIDHFKKINDTYGHHCGDKVLQKIANVMMECTRTGDYCIRYGGEEFVIIGPCDDNKNVIAVAERIRKSVANLAFNHDGIEFTVTLSAGIALHEHHNTSFDETLINADMKLYYAKENGRNRVAF, from the coding sequence ATGGCGAATATTACAACTCAACCATACCGCCTACCGCTCCAAAATAAATTGTTTGGCTTGTCTGCAGTTATTTTTGCAGGGCTCATTGCTTTTTTACTGTTCTTTTACATGTCTTTTTCTAACAGTTTAGAAAAAGAAAAAAAAGCACAATCAAAGCACCTTACTGAATCAGCATCTGGGATGGTCAGCTATTTTCATGAGCTGAGTTTAACAGGTCAACTCTCTGATGACGTCGCCAAAAAATACGCTATGGAAGCACTTAAAGAGTCGACCTACAGCAATAATGGCTACTTTTGGATCAGTACGCTCGACGGTAAAATACTGTTACAACCCTATAAACCGGAACTGGTTGGGATGAGCTTATTAGATTGGCAATACACTGATGGCAGCTACCCTTTTCGTGATATAGAGCGAGATGAACGTAAAAATGGTGGTTGGGTTAACTACCTTTGGTCTAAGAATGATTCATTAGAACAGTTCCCTAAAATCGGCTATGTACTCTACTTTGAACCTTGGGATTGGCTTGTGGGTACTGGTATTTATATTGATGATATGGAAAAGAATGTATTTTGGACGGTAGCAAAAGCGTCCGGTATGTTACTTTTTGGTTTTGTGTTGTTTATTAGCTCGGCAATTATCACGATCAACTATTTTGTCAATCAACTATCAGAACAATCTGTACGTGACTCACTCACAAAGCTCTATACCAAGCGTTTTCTAGAAGAAGTCATTCCTGGTATGTTAGAGAACGAGAAACGTCATAACAGAGCACTCGCTGTGATATTTTTAGATATCGACCATTTTAAGAAAATCAATGATACTTATGGCCATCATTGTGGTGACAAAGTGCTGCAAAAAATCGCCAACGTCATGATGGAATGTACTCGTACTGGCGATTACTGCATCCGCTACGGTGGTGAAGAGTTTGTCATTATCGGTCCTTGTGATGATAATAAAAATGTTATCGCTGTCGCTGAACGTATCAGAAAGAGCGTTGCTAATTTAGCTTTTAACCATGATGGCATTGAATTTACGGTCACGTTAAGTGCTGGTATTGCGCTGCATGAGCATCACAACACTTCATTTGATGAAACACTCATCAATGCCGACATGAAGTTATATTACGCCAAAGAAAACGGTAGAAACAGAGTGGCATTTTAG
- the modA gene encoding molybdate ABC transporter substrate-binding protein — translation MPPRYRHRFKHLATLLLFMFSSCVFAGERVTVFAAASLTNALTEVGNTFKTDNMVNPTKIDPVFVFASSSTLARQIAQGAPAQLYLSANQKWMDYLVEQKSVAAKSRVTLLRNSLVLIAPNTSPIDNIVLNKQWNIAQAVGDSRIAVGDPDHVPAGRYAKQALENLDLWPQAISLLARANNVRGALALVERGESPFGIVYATDAQIAKKVKVVSAFPNSSHKPIEYPLVLVESTPSAATSAFYQYLQSDVAQAIFVKYGFKVDSV, via the coding sequence ATGCCACCAAGATACCGTCATAGATTCAAGCATCTCGCAACCCTCCTGTTATTCATGTTTAGCAGTTGCGTATTCGCTGGCGAACGCGTCACCGTTTTTGCCGCTGCGTCATTAACCAATGCGTTAACGGAAGTAGGCAACACGTTTAAAACGGACAACATGGTAAATCCAACCAAGATAGACCCGGTATTTGTGTTCGCATCGTCATCAACCTTAGCAAGGCAAATAGCCCAAGGTGCGCCAGCTCAACTTTATTTATCAGCAAATCAAAAATGGATGGATTACTTGGTTGAGCAAAAATCGGTAGCCGCAAAATCGAGAGTGACTTTGTTACGCAACTCATTAGTGCTCATCGCCCCCAATACAAGTCCTATTGATAACATCGTATTAAACAAACAGTGGAATATAGCCCAAGCTGTGGGAGATAGCCGCATTGCAGTCGGCGATCCCGATCATGTCCCTGCTGGTCGTTACGCAAAACAAGCGTTAGAAAATTTAGATTTATGGCCGCAAGCAATATCGCTATTAGCACGTGCGAATAACGTGCGCGGCGCATTAGCGTTGGTAGAGCGTGGTGAGTCGCCTTTTGGTATTGTTTATGCGACGGATGCGCAAATAGCTAAAAAAGTAAAAGTCGTCTCAGCCTTTCCTAACAGCAGCCATAAGCCCATCGAATACCCATTAGTTCTGGTTGAAAGTACGCCCTCAGCTGCAACATCGGCATTTTATCAATACTTGCAATCTGACGTTGCGCAGGCAATATTTGTTAAATACGGTTTTAAGGTTGATTCTGTTTAA
- a CDS encoding serine dehydratase subunit alpha family protein, whose product MNNQWQQYKQLLNTFVKPALGCTEPISAAYASAVAANMLPATPEKITVHVSDNLYKNSMGVFVPGTGKIGLAIAAAVGAIAGVPEAGLEVLAQITPQQVTQAQALIDTGNVIVKRTDSKEFIYCHVEAQCRDYIAVVEISGGHTQITKTTLNGKLVFSNNSCSAQSASNITDNLDISIQGIYDYAMGAEFADIAFILEAATLNSNLADEGLAHAYGLQVGRTIDKNIQNGFMTADLNNTIIMRTAAASDARMGGAILPAMSNYGSGNQGIAATVPVEMIAKHYKASDEQLARALILSHLGAIYIKQHYPPLSAFCGNTVTSASAAMAMVYLAGGHYEQSCYAIQNVLSDCSGMVCDGAKSTCAMKVKTSTSSAVTAFMLAMNDTQAFDQGIIAQDIESSIRNIGMLVTDGMINTDATIINIMSA is encoded by the coding sequence ATGAATAACCAATGGCAACAATATAAGCAACTACTTAATACGTTTGTAAAACCTGCGTTAGGTTGTACCGAACCGATCTCGGCCGCGTATGCATCCGCTGTTGCGGCGAATATGCTACCTGCAACGCCAGAAAAAATTACCGTTCACGTTTCTGATAACCTATATAAAAATTCAATGGGCGTGTTTGTACCCGGGACCGGGAAGATTGGTTTAGCTATTGCAGCAGCAGTAGGGGCGATTGCAGGTGTTCCAGAGGCTGGTTTAGAAGTATTAGCGCAAATAACACCACAGCAAGTAACTCAAGCACAAGCCTTGATCGATACCGGTAATGTTATTGTTAAGCGTACCGATTCAAAAGAGTTTATTTATTGCCATGTCGAAGCACAATGTCGAGATTATATTGCCGTCGTCGAAATCAGTGGTGGTCATACGCAAATAACGAAGACAACATTAAACGGTAAACTGGTATTCAGTAATAACAGCTGCTCAGCCCAAAGCGCTAGCAATATCACGGATAACCTCGATATCAGCATTCAAGGTATTTATGATTATGCAATGGGCGCTGAATTTGCCGATATCGCCTTTATTCTAGAAGCAGCGACATTAAATTCAAATTTAGCAGATGAAGGCCTCGCGCATGCTTACGGGCTACAGGTCGGTCGCACCATAGATAAAAATATCCAGAACGGTTTTATGACTGCCGATCTCAACAATACCATTATTATGCGTACTGCAGCGGCATCAGACGCGCGTATGGGTGGTGCAATATTACCAGCTATGAGTAATTATGGCAGCGGTAATCAAGGTATTGCAGCAACCGTGCCAGTCGAAATGATTGCCAAGCATTATAAAGCCAGTGACGAACAACTCGCCCGTGCGCTTATTTTGAGTCATCTCGGTGCTATTTATATTAAACAACACTACCCACCGCTATCCGCTTTCTGTGGTAATACAGTAACCAGTGCTTCAGCAGCAATGGCAATGGTTTACCTTGCGGGCGGACATTATGAACAGTCATGTTATGCCATCCAAAACGTATTAAGCGATTGCTCAGGCATGGTATGTGATGGCGCAAAATCGACTTGTGCGATGAAAGTAAAAACTTCAACGAGCAGTGCCGTTACCGCCTTTATGCTTGCAATGAATGATACCCAGGCATTTGACCAAGGGATTATTGCACAGGACATCGAAAGCAGTATTCGTAATATAGGCATGCTAGTGACCGATGGCATGATAAATACAGATGCTACTATTATTAACATTATGTCAGCTTAG
- a CDS encoding cache domain-containing protein has translation MIIIGIVAFVLFFYHSFSTSLEEEKKAQSKNFIESALGIIQHFHQLELSHKLTTTDAQKMAMRTLESATYGDDGYFWINDSQGKILVQPYMPNLVGLNMTNWADSTGKYIFKEFAREAKNGGGWVSYTWPKHNSATEYPKMSYVAHYPAWDWFIGTGLYLDDMKTNIFWAVFRTTGVLLFGFLIFIFTTFIIVNYFVHQLSELSVRDALTNLYTKRFLKEISPALLNHNKLTDHHLTVIFIDLDHFKSINDIHGHDNGDKVIKQVANVMVHNAKKSDYCMRYGGEEFVLIGFFKNEIDAIDMAEMIRHQVSEISFKNDEYEFNVTLSAGIALHNNQSDDSFEKTLKRADVKLYEAKIAGRDRVVL, from the coding sequence ATGATCATCATTGGGATCGTTGCCTTCGTATTGTTTTTTTATCACTCCTTTTCGACCAGTTTGGAAGAAGAAAAAAAAGCGCAATCTAAAAATTTCATTGAATCTGCTCTTGGTATTATTCAACATTTTCATCAATTAGAATTATCTCATAAATTAACCACAACCGATGCTCAGAAAATGGCGATGCGCACGCTTGAGTCTGCAACCTACGGTGACGATGGTTATTTTTGGATCAATGATAGCCAAGGCAAGATCCTAGTGCAGCCTTACATGCCAAACCTCGTCGGCCTTAACATGACAAACTGGGCAGACAGCACTGGTAAGTATATTTTTAAAGAGTTTGCTCGAGAAGCTAAAAATGGTGGTGGTTGGGTGTCTTATACCTGGCCTAAACACAATTCTGCCACTGAATATCCGAAAATGTCGTATGTCGCCCACTACCCTGCCTGGGATTGGTTCATTGGCACAGGCTTATATTTAGATGATATGAAAACAAACATCTTCTGGGCAGTATTCAGAACCACTGGCGTATTACTGTTTGGCTTCCTTATTTTCATTTTTACGACATTTATCATTGTTAACTATTTTGTGCATCAATTAAGTGAACTGTCAGTACGCGACGCGCTCACCAATTTATATACCAAACGATTTTTAAAAGAAATATCACCAGCGCTGCTTAATCACAACAAGCTAACGGATCATCATTTAACCGTCATATTTATCGACCTTGATCACTTCAAATCAATCAACGATATCCATGGTCATGACAACGGTGATAAAGTCATTAAACAAGTAGCAAATGTGATGGTTCACAATGCGAAAAAAAGTGATTACTGTATGCGCTACGGCGGTGAAGAGTTTGTTTTAATTGGTTTTTTCAAAAATGAAATTGACGCTATCGATATGGCTGAAATGATCCGCCATCAAGTATCTGAAATATCTTTTAAAAATGACGAATATGAGTTTAATGTCACATTAAGTGCTGGTATTGCACTACATAATAATCAATCCGATGATAGTTTTGAAAAAACATTAAAACGAGCAGACGTAAAACTGTACGAAGCTAAAATTGCAGGTCGAGATCGCGTCGTACTTTAA